TTGCCGTCGAAGTAGAGGGCGTAGGGCACGTTTTCTAGCCGGTAGTAGTCTGGCAGGCCCTCCGCCCCGCTCATGGCGGCGTTGATCTGCTGCGTCCAGACCTCGAACACGCCTTCGCGCGTGCTCCAGTTGGGCAGGCCGGACGACACCAACGTCGCGAAGACCATCGCATCGCCCTCGTAGGCCACCAGCACCTGCTCGTACAGGTCCACGGCCACCCAGCGCGTGCCGACCCCCTCCGGGCGTGCCACACGCTTGATCAGTCCCATGCTGCGCTGCTCGACCCACTTGCCCGGCCCCACAAGGTACCAGTCCAGCCCGTCGACGTTGACCGTGCTGTAGACATAAGTCAGCGTGTAGCGCGTAACCTTCATTTCCGGCGTCTGGACCGGCGCGCCGCCGGGGCGGTCGCTGGCGTAGCCGTGCTTCAGAATCCACCCAAACGGGCGCGGCGGCTCAGCCTGGATGAACATGCCGGTGAACAGCGACGGCTGCACGTAGGCCAGATGCTCTTCCGCGACGTACTCGCCGGGGTTGATCTCCACCCAGCCTTCGCGCACGCTGCGCGGCGTGATGAAGTTGAAACCCGCGTCGATAGTGTGGAGCACGCGCCCGCCGCCTGGCGCGCTGAGCACCTGGACCGGGTGAGCGGCGATCACGCGCATGAAGGTGTACCCGGCGACCGTGCCGTGGTCGATGGCAATCGCGGCCACGGGCGGCTGTGGATCGGCGGCCATCTCGGCGTCGCAGTCGGGGGAGGCGAACGCATCGGCGGTGAAGCCCTGGCAGGCGTTGCGCAGGGACGGGGCGGCTTCGGTGGCGGCGTGGATCGGGACCAGCGCCCCAGCGAGCAGCAGGAACGCCAGGATCAGGCGGGCATGGTACATTGTCAGCCTCCGGTCGATAGGTACAGGATCGGCGTGAGGTGCGGTTTGAGTCAGTTATACCGGAAGGTCAGGCCGCGCTGCCAGCCGTTTGCCGGGCGGAACCCCTGCGCGAGGCCGCCCAATCCCACAGCGCGACCAGCGCGGCGGCGGCGGAGATCCACCAGACCGGCTCGGCGGGGAACAGGTAGCGGGGCAGGGCCAGCAAAAAGAGGTGAACCAGCGTGGTATACAGCGCGAAGCCCAGCAGCGGCAGCGTGCTGCGCCAGCGGCGGCGCGTGATCCACATGCCCGCCGCGCCCGCGACGAGGGCGGTATAGTGGAACAGGTAGAGCGCCAGCTTGGGCCAGAAGCCCTGCCCGCCGACCAGATCGCGCAGGCCGTTCAGCGAACGGTCGTCCGTGAGCCAATCGCGCGCCATGTCTTTGAGGCTCGGTCCGTCGAAGAAGGTCGTGCCGTGGGGCTGCAAATAGGCGCTGGCAAGCTGTTTCACGCGGCGAGTCACGTAGCCCACCGGATCTTCGGAGATGGCGCGCTGTGCGCCGGTCAGGAAGACGTCGTCACGGTCGGGGTTGGTCAGCTCATCGGGCGAGAGTTCCGGCACGTCTTCCGCGAGCTGCTGGTCAGTCGCTTCCGGCCCTTCCCACTCGCGCGCGCCGATGTACAGGAACGACGCGAAGCCGTCCCCGCCGATCACGAACGTATCCCACGCGACGACGTTATAGATCGTCCAGGTGGAGACGACCAAAGCGAACGGCACGATCAGTGCAGCGGCCTGCGCCAGCCCATGCCGCCAGCCGCGCAGCAGGATCAGGTGGATCGCGAGGCCGAGCGGGAACAGCAGCGGGATCGCACGGGTCAGCGTCGCCAGCCCGAAGACGACCCCGGCGACGGCCAGCGCGCGCCACGGTGGGCGCTCCGGCGCGTCGGGCAGCGCGGCGAAGTCCACGTACAGCCACAGCGCGCCCATGACGAAGAAGATGTACAACGTCTCGGTGAGCACTTGCGCCGCTTCGACGATGAACGCCGGGCCAACGGCCAGGGCTGCCGCCGCCAGCAAGCCCGCGCGTCGGTCTTTGCTGGCGGTCCAGGCGAGGCGGTAGGCGAAATAGCAGGTGAGCGTGCTGAGGATCGCCTGGCAGAGCCGGATCGCGATGATGGCCGCGCCGTGCGGCGAGAGCAGCCATTCCCACGCGCCGATAAACAGCAGGTAGAGCGGGGCGGTGGTCGGCGGGCCGGGCAGGTCGTCGGTGACCATCCAGATCCCATTTTGCAGGTACCATGCCGAGTCATTGCCCGCGCCGAACACGGCCTCGTGATCCTGCGTGATGCCATGCGCCAGCCGTAGCAGCAGGGCCACGGCCAGGATAACCAGCAGGACCCGGTGCGTGCGTAAGTGACCGGTCACGGCTGGTCCGGCTCGAAGCGGTACAGCTCGTACTGGGTCCCCGGTACGGTGGCGGCCAGCACGAAGCGCGAATCGACTTCCTCGCCGTGGTACAGCGCGTCGATTGAGGGGCGAGCGGGCGGCATGAGCAGGTAGTCCACGCCGTAGCGCCCCGCCGCTTCCAGTACGGTGTCGCGGTCATCGAAGGGGATCACGACCGACTTCACCCCCAGGAAGCTCAGCATGAACTGGTCCTGGTTCATGAGCACGATGTCGCCGTCGCCGTTCGTGTCCGGCAGGGTGCGCACAGTCGCCACAACCTGACGCATGTCGTCCACGTATGTATTGGTAAAGCGCACATCGGCGCGCACCATCTCGACCGCGTTAGCGGTCATCAGCACCAGCGCGAGACCCATCGCGCCCAGCAGCAGGCGGCGCTCCGGGACGGCGCGCTCCATGACGATCGCGCCCAGCGGGATCAGCAGCGGCACGAGCGAGAGGTACGCTTTTTTGAAGCTGCCGCCCTGGCTCATGTAGGGGTTGATGACGGTGTAGAAGACGAAAAAGCCGAGCAGCAGGATCAGCGTGGGCGCGAGGGTTAGCAGGCGATCCCGGTCGCGGCGCGCGGCCAGCCACAGCAGTCCGCCGATCATCGGCACAGGCAGGAACACATCCAGGCCGGTGTAGAGCAGCTTGACGCTGGCGGCCATTTCGAACAGGCGCTTGGCGACGATTGCACTCAGGCTCTTCGAGGCGCGCAGGGTACTCCAGGTGAAGTGCGGCTCGTAGGCGTACTGCTCGCGGATGTCGTCCCAGAAGGCGAACTGGCTCTGGTTGGGTGGGGTCAGCCAGCCGAACTCATGCAGGTTGCGCGCCAGCCAGGGCGCGACGACGATCCCGGCGACGACGATCGGCAGCAGCAGCGTAACGGGCTTCGCGCGCAGCGCGGACGGGCGCACGATCGCGTACAACGCGGCGGTGACGACCAGCATCGGCAGAAGCAGGATCGCCTCGCTGCGGGTGAGGTAGGCCAGCCCCGCCAGCAGGCCGCTGCCCGCCAGCGTGCGCGGATCGCCGGTTCGCATACCGCGCACCAGCAGCATGATCGCGCCGCAGACAAACAGTGCGTTGGGGATCAGCGTGTTGGTGCGCACGGAGTTCAGCACCAGCTCCGGCAGCACAGCGACCGCCGCTGCCGCGAACAGGCCCGCCAACTCCGAGCCGCCCAACTGCCGCGTGGCCGCATAGGCGAGCAGGGGCAGGAGCGCCCCGAGCACGACGAACGGGGCCAGCGCGGCGTGCACGCTGACGCCGAAAAGGGTCATACCACCCGCCGCAATGACGCCGGTCAGCGGCATCCACCAGTCGATCGGGTGGACGACGGCGTCAGGCTTAGCGTAGAACTGCCAGATGTAGTCGATCTGGAAGCCGTGCCCCGCCGTTAGCTCGCGTCCAAGATTATAATAGTGATTGGGATCGGCAATGCCGGGGTGCGCGACGAATGCCGCCAGCCCTGCACGCAGGATCAGCGCGGCAAGACAAATCAGTGCGAGCTTGTGCCAGAGTTTCATACGGCGTGCCTTTGGGCGCTCGTCCGGGTTACTACACATAGAACACGCCACGCAGGTGAGATACGCTGGCGATTGTAGTGGACTTTGCCGTTTTTTCAAGGTGCAGCGACCGGCGGTGGACGTACGTTTGCCCGCCGCCGCCGGGGTGGTCACCCGGGTTGCTGTCTCGTCATTTGATACCTGAGCCACGACACGACCGCCATCCGTGGCGCTGTAGGGGAAAACGATATGATCATCCGTGAGCCACGGGTCCACGCGACCTATTACTACCTGCGCGAGCTGCCCGGCGAAAGCTCGACTCGTGTCCAGGCCCGGCACGAGGCGTTCGTCGCCGACCTGCACGCCATGCACCAGGCGATTACGGGCTGGCTGGCGATGCCCGCCGCGCCCGACCTGCCGCCGGTGCCCACCTGGGATTCGCCCGCGCCGCTCTCGCCGCGCCCGATCATGCGGACCGGCGTGCTGGCAGGCCGCACCAACGCCTCGGCGCGCATGGTTGCGCAGGTGCTGCGGGATATGCTGCTGCTGCACGTTGTCGTGGAGCGGTCGGGCGATCACGAGCAGGACGTCTGGACCATGCTCGACGCCTCGCTGGGCAATATGCCGACCACGCCCTCGTGGATCCACACCACGCGCTACTGGTGCGGCATCGCGACGCGCCCGCCGGAAGACCTGGACCAGAGGCGCTCACAGCCGGTGCGCACACCCTACGGCGTGCTGTGCCTCGCGCCCGATTCGCAGCCGAACCTGCTGATCTACCCCGACGTGCATACCGGCGAACGCGCCAATGGCTTTTTGGATGCGCTGGCGGCGGAGATCGACTGGTACTCGGTCGAGGCGCATCACCGCCTGGAAGCCTACGAGGATATGGCTGCTCGCTCGACGCGCGCGCAGCAGACCGCGCTCGACCGGGTGGCGCATTCCGTGCGCGACTGGACTGCGCCGAACGGTCCGGACCGGATGCGCTCGCTGCTGCCGCTCCAGGCCGACCTGGAGGTATTGGAGACGACGCAGAACGGTTTACTGGCCGACCGCGCCGCGACGGAAGCCAGCGCACGCGAGGTCCAGGTATTGGCACAGCAGTTCCGGCTGGCGCTGATGCACACCGGCCTGTGGGACACCGCGCCGACGGTGTGGGAGGCGCGTGCTACCGCCATCGACCAGGTGCGCGATCGCATTGCGGCAGATCTGCACCTGATCGACCTGTCGCTGCAGCGCACGCAGTTGATGCTGGGCAGCC
This sequence is a window from Aggregatilinea lenta. Protein-coding genes within it:
- a CDS encoding L,D-transpeptidase, translated to MYHARLILAFLLLAGALVPIHAATEAAPSLRNACQGFTADAFASPDCDAEMAADPQPPVAAIAIDHGTVAGYTFMRVIAAHPVQVLSAPGGGRVLHTIDAGFNFITPRSVREGWVEINPGEYVAEEHLAYVQPSLFTGMFIQAEPPRPFGWILKHGYASDRPGGAPVQTPEMKVTRYTLTYVYSTVNVDGLDWYLVGPGKWVEQRSMGLIKRVARPEGVGTRWVAVDLYEQVLVAYEGDAMVFATLVSSGLPNWSTREGVFEVWTQQINAAMSGAEGLPDYYRLENVPYALYFDGNISLHGTYWHDGFGYRHSHGCVNMTITDAHWLYDWLGVGGSVYVYYSRAY
- a CDS encoding ArnT family glycosyltransferase; protein product: MTGHLRTHRVLLVILAVALLLRLAHGITQDHEAVFGAGNDSAWYLQNGIWMVTDDLPGPPTTAPLYLLFIGAWEWLLSPHGAAIIAIRLCQAILSTLTCYFAYRLAWTASKDRRAGLLAAAALAVGPAFIVEAAQVLTETLYIFFVMGALWLYVDFAALPDAPERPPWRALAVAGVVFGLATLTRAIPLLFPLGLAIHLILLRGWRHGLAQAAALIVPFALVVSTWTIYNVVAWDTFVIGGDGFASFLYIGAREWEGPEATDQQLAEDVPELSPDELTNPDRDDVFLTGAQRAISEDPVGYVTRRVKQLASAYLQPHGTTFFDGPSLKDMARDWLTDDRSLNGLRDLVGGQGFWPKLALYLFHYTALVAGAAGMWITRRRWRSTLPLLGFALYTTLVHLFLLALPRYLFPAEPVWWISAAAALVALWDWAASRRGSARQTAGSAA
- a CDS encoding ArnT family glycosyltransferase — translated: MKLWHKLALICLAALILRAGLAAFVAHPGIADPNHYYNLGRELTAGHGFQIDYIWQFYAKPDAVVHPIDWWMPLTGVIAAGGMTLFGVSVHAALAPFVVLGALLPLLAYAATRQLGGSELAGLFAAAAVAVLPELVLNSVRTNTLIPNALFVCGAIMLLVRGMRTGDPRTLAGSGLLAGLAYLTRSEAILLLPMLVVTAALYAIVRPSALRAKPVTLLLPIVVAGIVVAPWLARNLHEFGWLTPPNQSQFAFWDDIREQYAYEPHFTWSTLRASKSLSAIVAKRLFEMAASVKLLYTGLDVFLPVPMIGGLLWLAARRDRDRLLTLAPTLILLLGFFVFYTVINPYMSQGGSFKKAYLSLVPLLIPLGAIVMERAVPERRLLLGAMGLALVLMTANAVEMVRADVRFTNTYVDDMRQVVATVRTLPDTNGDGDIVLMNQDQFMLSFLGVKSVVIPFDDRDTVLEAAGRYGVDYLLMPPARPSIDALYHGEEVDSRFVLAATVPGTQYELYRFEPDQP